A single Candidatus Baltobacteraceae bacterium DNA region contains:
- a CDS encoding high-potential iron-sulfur protein, whose translation MDRKFTRSDALKSLIVLPALAAAIIETTDTADAKSSKAQFKYQSHPKGSAKCSGCSLFIPGKHASAMGQCKVVAGSISPNGWCVAYTAKH comes from the coding sequence ATGGATCGCAAGTTTACTCGCTCCGACGCGCTCAAATCCCTGATCGTCCTACCGGCACTCGCCGCGGCGATCATCGAAACGACCGACACCGCCGACGCGAAATCGTCGAAGGCGCAATTTAAGTACCAGAGCCATCCAAAAGGCAGCGCGAAGTGCAGCGGCTGCTCGCTCTTCATCCCGGGCAAACACGCCTCGGCGATGGGACAATGCAAAGTCGTAGCCGGCTCGATCAGCCCCAACGGCTGGTGCGTAGCCTACACCGCCAAACACTAG